A part of Larkinella insperata genomic DNA contains:
- a CDS encoding glycosyltransferase family 2 protein — protein sequence MKVSGFSFIRNAIKYDYPIVEAIQSVLPLCDEFVIAVGRSEDNTLDLIRSIPSGKIRIIETVWDDTMRQGGRVLAVETDKALAAVAPDSDWAFYIQGDEVLHEQYLPVVQEAMHRYKDDSAVEGLLLHYLHFYGSYRYVGDSRRWYRREIRIVRNTDNVVSYRDAQGFRTRDNRKLNVKLIEATMYHYGWVKPPDKQVEKLSNFGRYWHTDQQMDRTRQELQMFDYSHVDSLALFEETHPAVMQTRINRIDWQFNFDIRQKKLSAKNRFLKWIENLTGWRLGEYRNYRIL from the coding sequence ATGAAAGTTTCCGGGTTTAGTTTTATCCGAAATGCCATTAAGTACGATTACCCGATCGTTGAAGCGATCCAGTCCGTTTTACCTCTTTGTGATGAGTTTGTGATTGCGGTGGGCCGTTCGGAAGACAATACCCTGGATTTAATACGCTCAATTCCCTCCGGGAAGATTCGAATTATAGAAACCGTCTGGGACGATACAATGCGACAGGGTGGTCGGGTGCTGGCCGTAGAAACCGACAAGGCGCTGGCCGCTGTTGCCCCGGATTCGGATTGGGCGTTTTATATCCAGGGCGACGAAGTGCTGCACGAGCAATACCTTCCTGTCGTTCAGGAGGCCATGCATCGTTACAAAGATGATTCGGCCGTTGAAGGGTTGTTGTTGCACTATCTGCACTTTTACGGTTCATACCGGTACGTAGGCGATTCGCGCCGGTGGTACCGCCGGGAGATTCGCATTGTGCGTAATACGGACAACGTAGTTTCCTACCGCGATGCGCAGGGCTTTCGCACGCGGGATAACCGCAAGCTAAATGTAAAACTTATCGAGGCAACGATGTATCATTACGGCTGGGTGAAACCGCCTGACAAACAAGTGGAAAAACTGAGCAATTTCGGCCGGTACTGGCACACCGACCAACAGATGGACAGAACGCGTCAGGAATTGCAGATGTTTGATTATAGCCACGTAGATTCGCTGGCTCTGTTCGAAGAGACGCACCCGGCTGTTATGCAAACCCGCATCAATCGAATCGACTGGCAGTTTAACTTCGATATTCGGCAAAAGAAATTGTCGGCCAAAAACCGGTTCCTAAAGTGGATCGAAAACCTGACCGGCTGGCGCCTGGGGGAATATCGGAACTACAGAATTTTGTAA
- a CDS encoding thioredoxin fold domain-containing protein gives MKKLVLAIVFSLAFSVTYADETTGVKFFTGSWKEVLAEAQRQNKPVFVDIYTTWCGPCKKMSKEAFPDAKVGDKFNAHFVSYKIDAEKGEGIELARKFRVTAYPTSLFVSTKGDLIYRAIGYGGIDGLLAEADKAIEAAKDPKTLAEWEKEFESGKRDPEFLTTYLKKRTLLGVPSGMVLDEYLKTVPESQWTTPENLELLAGSVSSADSKSFDILLEQAPKLSGSATGQNAIMNMQQALQNSLTEVIAKNDEQGLEKLIAKNEKLSALFRPLTPEMSEEMALQLRMNFYRQTKNPDKYRQLAATYADTKLMVQSPEALRQKDEAGYKRFETSQSFLPDSVKKGEDFQKMAAYMKKAESSQVAMKLNNIAWSYYETLTDAKALNQALGWSKRSLELDPSPMHMDTYAHLLYKLGRKKEAIKTQEEAIAKEKTLGNDPKQYEEALAKMKVKP, from the coding sequence ATGAAAAAATTAGTATTGGCGATTGTTTTCAGTCTGGCATTTTCGGTTACCTATGCCGACGAAACTACGGGTGTGAAGTTTTTTACGGGGAGCTGGAAAGAGGTGCTGGCAGAGGCTCAACGTCAGAACAAGCCAGTCTTCGTTGACATCTATACGACTTGGTGTGGTCCCTGCAAAAAGATGTCTAAAGAAGCGTTTCCGGATGCAAAAGTTGGTGATAAGTTCAACGCTCATTTTGTCAGCTACAAAATCGATGCGGAAAAAGGTGAAGGCATCGAGCTAGCCAGAAAATTCCGGGTTACGGCTTATCCTACCTCTCTTTTTGTCAGTACAAAAGGCGATTTGATCTACCGGGCCATTGGCTACGGTGGCATTGACGGGCTGCTGGCCGAAGCCGACAAGGCCATCGAAGCGGCTAAAGATCCCAAAACGCTTGCTGAATGGGAGAAGGAATTTGAAAGCGGCAAGCGGGATCCCGAATTTCTGACGACTTACTTGAAAAAGCGGACCCTCTTGGGTGTACCCAGTGGTATGGTGCTGGATGAATACCTGAAAACTGTTCCGGAATCCCAGTGGACCACGCCCGAAAACCTGGAATTGCTGGCGGGCTCCGTGTCGTCGGCGGATTCCAAATCATTTGATATTTTGCTCGAGCAAGCTCCCAAATTGAGCGGTTCGGCAACGGGGCAGAACGCCATCATGAATATGCAGCAGGCTCTCCAGAACTCCTTGACTGAAGTCATTGCCAAAAACGATGAGCAGGGTCTGGAAAAGCTTATTGCTAAAAACGAAAAACTGTCGGCCCTTTTCCGGCCGTTAACCCCGGAGATGAGCGAAGAAATGGCGCTGCAATTGCGAATGAATTTTTACCGGCAAACTAAAAATCCTGACAAGTACCGTCAACTGGCTGCTACTTACGCAGACACCAAACTGATGGTACAATCGCCGGAAGCCCTGCGCCAAAAAGACGAAGCCGGTTACAAACGTTTCGAAACGTCGCAAAGCTTCCTACCGGATTCGGTTAAAAAAGGAGAAGACTTTCAGAAAATGGCGGCTTACATGAAGAAAGCGGAATCTTCGCAGGTGGCCATGAAACTCAACAACATCGCCTGGTCTTATTACGAAACCCTCACCGACGCTAAGGCCCTCAACCAGGCGCTTGGCTGGTCGAAGCGATCGCTGGAACTGGATCCATCGCCTATGCACATGGACACGTACGCGCATTTGCTGTATAAGCTGGGGCGCAAGAAGGAAGCCATCAAAACACAGGAGGAAGCCATCGCCAAAGAGAAAACGCTGGGCAACGATCCCAAGCAGTATGAGGAAGCACTGGCAAAGATGAAGGTAAAACCGTAA
- a CDS encoding PorP/SprF family type IX secretion system membrane protein has protein sequence MIRQLVWKIACIATLLVAGSQTVWAQREVLYAQYLSNPLTINPAYTGSRENLTMTAIFRRKWFSLRGPGIGITQSFGADGAVAGGKVGIGLQALNDRMGFYSATGVYGSLSYRITLPSMAKLSFGASGGINVIPIYDPNSVSSINRAMPSMGLGVYYEAERFWAGVSMPEVVSRPITLAGLQGIPIQRYQRPLLVNLGTRIDAGESIDFLPSILLNHQTGYPLGIDLNAKFWIEEKLGLGLSYRANNSTLINTMNYFVALAEYELSSSVRVGYTYNSQQVENPFYLQKSIHELVFRYTPSPVKFQYR, from the coding sequence ATGATTCGACAACTTGTCTGGAAGATCGCCTGCATTGCAACCTTGTTGGTAGCCGGAAGCCAAACCGTGTGGGCCCAGCGCGAAGTGCTCTATGCGCAATACTTGTCTAACCCGTTAACCATCAATCCGGCTTATACGGGAAGCCGCGAAAACCTGACCATGACGGCTATTTTTCGCCGGAAGTGGTTTAGCCTGCGGGGGCCGGGGATCGGCATCACCCAGAGTTTCGGAGCGGATGGCGCCGTGGCTGGCGGGAAAGTCGGCATCGGTCTTCAGGCGCTAAACGACCGCATGGGATTTTATTCGGCCACCGGTGTTTACGGAAGTTTGTCCTACCGCATTACCTTGCCGTCGATGGCTAAACTGTCGTTCGGAGCCTCCGGTGGTATCAACGTCATTCCCATTTATGACCCTAATAGTGTTTCAAGCATCAACCGGGCCATGCCCAGTATGGGGCTTGGCGTCTACTACGAAGCCGAACGGTTTTGGGCCGGAGTTTCGATGCCCGAAGTGGTTAGCCGCCCGATTACGTTGGCGGGCTTGCAGGGCATCCCGATCCAGCGCTACCAACGGCCTTTGTTAGTGAATCTGGGAACCCGCATCGACGCTGGTGAAAGCATCGATTTTTTGCCTTCCATTCTGCTGAACCACCAGACCGGTTATCCGCTCGGTATTGATCTGAATGCGAAATTCTGGATTGAAGAAAAATTAGGATTGGGTCTATCGTACCGGGCCAACAACAGTACCCTGATCAATACTATGAATTACTTCGTGGCTCTGGCGGAATACGAATTATCGAGCAGTGTCCGGGTTGGGTATACTTACAACAGCCAGCAGGTCGAAAATCCCTTCTATTTGCAAAAGAGCATTCACGAATTAGTGTTCCGGTACACGCCAAGTCCAGTCAAATTTCAATACAGGTAG
- a CDS encoding low affinity iron permease family protein has protein sequence MNKKGFAAYFEHFSTAVTKATGSSTAFLLALLTILVWLVTGPVFHYSDTWQLIINTGTTIVTFLMVFLIQKSQNKDSMAIQLKMNELIAAQDGASNRFLNVEDLSEEELRTLHRYFTVLVEKAKKDVKITASHSVEEAEERHEEKLETQQKGKPRKK, from the coding sequence ATGAACAAGAAGGGATTTGCGGCTTATTTCGAACACTTTTCAACCGCCGTTACCAAAGCCACCGGCAGCTCTACGGCTTTTTTGCTGGCCTTATTAACCATCCTTGTGTGGCTGGTCACCGGCCCGGTCTTTCACTATTCCGACACCTGGCAATTGATTATCAACACGGGTACTACGATTGTCACGTTTTTGATGGTTTTTCTGATTCAGAAATCCCAGAATAAAGATTCGATGGCTATTCAGCTCAAAATGAACGAGTTGATTGCGGCCCAGGACGGGGCTAGCAACCGGTTTCTGAACGTAGAAGATTTATCCGAAGAGGAACTTCGGACGTTACACCGCTACTTCACGGTATTGGTCGAGAAAGCGAAAAAGGATGTAAAAATTACCGCTTCACATTCGGTGGAAGAAGCCGAAGAACGCCATGAGGAAAAACTCGAAACCCAACAGAAAGGAAAGCCTCGCAAAAAATAA
- the chrA gene encoding chromate efflux transporter, which yields MASYLSTLSPPIAPVRRIRYFIFLKDVLILACTTFGGPQVHLAMMLDRLVTKRRYLTEEELMELNALCQILPGPTSTQTITALGFKIGGPNLAYLTLLVWMLPGVLLMTAVAIGMYYVQQRSISLAFTRFIQPMAVGFLIVAGYRIARKVIHNQMGLVLAIISALTAYAFPSPYITPVVIVAGGLTTAFSYEKQIMMEKTPIRIQWANFFLWLGVLIGAAILGAVTQSLPIRIFENFYRNGSLVFGGGQVLTPMLYNEFVEFKHYLTRQEFLSGLAIVQATPGPTFSFASYIGALSLRSDGWSGQLLGGLMAAAGIFLPGTFFIFFVYRFWNQLKRYRAVRASLEGINATSTGLTIAAAFSLFQPMSDQWPSVLVVVATILLLEYSKIPPYILIICGLFMGFLL from the coding sequence ATGGCTTCTTACCTTTCTACCCTCTCCCCCCCCATCGCCCCGGTAAGGCGCATACGCTACTTTATTTTTCTGAAAGATGTTTTGATTCTGGCCTGCACCACGTTTGGCGGTCCGCAGGTTCACCTGGCCATGATGCTCGACCGGCTGGTTACCAAACGGCGCTACCTGACCGAAGAAGAACTGATGGAACTGAACGCGCTCTGTCAGATTTTGCCCGGTCCCACCTCTACGCAAACCATTACGGCGCTGGGCTTTAAAATTGGCGGCCCCAACCTGGCTTACCTGACGCTGCTGGTCTGGATGCTGCCGGGCGTTTTGCTCATGACCGCCGTTGCGATTGGAATGTATTACGTTCAGCAGCGCTCGATTTCGCTGGCTTTTACCCGTTTCATCCAGCCAATGGCCGTCGGCTTTCTGATTGTGGCCGGTTACCGTATTGCCCGAAAAGTAATTCATAACCAGATGGGCCTGGTTCTGGCCATTATATCCGCCTTAACGGCTTACGCTTTCCCGTCGCCCTACATTACGCCCGTCGTGATTGTGGCGGGGGGGCTGACCACGGCTTTTTCGTACGAGAAGCAGATCATGATGGAAAAGACGCCCATCCGGATTCAATGGGCCAACTTTTTTCTGTGGCTGGGGGTGCTGATCGGTGCGGCTATTCTGGGGGCGGTTACGCAGTCGCTGCCCATCCGGATTTTCGAGAACTTTTACCGCAACGGCAGTCTGGTGTTCGGGGGGGGGCAGGTGCTGACGCCCATGCTCTACAACGAGTTCGTCGAATTCAAACACTACCTCACCCGGCAGGAATTTCTGTCTGGTTTGGCCATTGTGCAGGCAACGCCCGGCCCCACGTTTTCGTTTGCTTCCTACATTGGTGCTTTGTCCCTCCGCAGCGACGGCTGGAGCGGCCAGTTACTCGGCGGTTTAATGGCCGCTGCGGGCATCTTTCTGCCCGGCACGTTTTTCATCTTCTTTGTTTACCGCTTCTGGAATCAATTGAAACGGTACCGCGCCGTGCGGGCGTCGCTGGAGGGCATCAACGCAACCAGCACCGGCCTGACCATTGCCGCGGCTTTTTCACTTTTCCAGCCCATGTCGGACCAATGGCCGTCGGTTCTGGTGGTGGTCGCGACTATTCTCCTCCTGGAATACTCCAAGATCCCGCCCTACATACTCATCATTTGCGGACTCTTCATGGGTTTTCTGCTCTAG
- a CDS encoding ABC transporter ATP-binding protein: MAKTPVPDFPGRITNGQEKSELSWKDRFAALRNLPGFFRMIWQASPSLFLGNAAVRLVRASLPALTLYIGKLIIDEVIRLAGQTDADTSWIWTLVAAEFALAVLATALGRLTSLIDGLLGDLVTNQTSVRLMEHAATLDLEQFEDATFYDKLERARRQTTGRSFLLSGVFGQVQELISIGFLAAGLAVYNPWLLVLLLLAVIPAFVGDNYFNQKSYSLSRSWTPERRELDYLRFVGASDETAKEVKIFGLSNFLIERFRSLSWEYYLKNRALAIRRAGWGTILTVIGTAGYYGAYVWIVARAVNGTISIGDLTFLAGSFRQLRSSMEGILLQFSSLTQEAVYLQDLFDFFEIKPLIHSTTQPLPFPKEIQQGFVFENVGFKYTNSERWALRNLSFILKPGEKLALVGENGAGKTTLVKLLARLYDPVEGRILLDGRDLRDYDLLDLRRNVSVIFQDYVRFKMSAGVNIAVGDIDERTNQPRIETSAQRSLADTVIAKLPGGYEQQLGRSFGKGVELSGGEWQKVALGRAYMRDAQVLILDEPTAALDARAEYEVFQRFARLTEGKTAVIISHRFSTVRMADRILVLEGGQLLEIGSHSELLEKDGRYAELFQLQARGYQ, translated from the coding sequence ATGGCAAAAACTCCAGTACCTGACTTTCCCGGTCGCATAACCAACGGGCAGGAAAAATCAGAACTTTCGTGGAAAGACCGTTTTGCGGCTCTCCGAAACCTGCCCGGTTTTTTCAGGATGATCTGGCAGGCATCTCCCTCTTTGTTTTTAGGCAATGCTGCCGTTCGGCTGGTACGGGCGTCCTTACCAGCTCTGACGCTGTACATTGGTAAGCTGATCATTGACGAGGTGATCCGGTTGGCGGGCCAAACCGACGCGGATACATCCTGGATCTGGACGCTGGTAGCGGCTGAATTTGCCCTGGCTGTTTTGGCGACGGCCCTCGGACGACTGACCAGTTTGATCGACGGGCTGCTGGGCGACTTGGTAACCAACCAAACGTCCGTTCGGCTCATGGAACACGCGGCCACCCTGGACCTGGAACAATTTGAGGACGCGACGTTTTACGACAAACTCGAACGCGCCCGGCGCCAGACAACGGGCCGGTCATTTTTGCTGTCGGGTGTTTTCGGGCAGGTGCAGGAACTGATCTCCATCGGTTTTCTGGCGGCTGGTCTGGCCGTGTACAATCCGTGGTTGTTGGTTTTGCTGCTGCTGGCCGTTATTCCGGCGTTCGTCGGTGACAACTATTTCAACCAGAAAAGTTACTCCCTGTCGCGGAGCTGGACTCCCGAACGGCGCGAACTCGACTACCTGCGGTTTGTGGGGGCCAGCGACGAAACCGCCAAAGAGGTCAAGATTTTTGGCCTGTCGAACTTCCTGATCGAACGCTTCCGCAGTTTATCGTGGGAATACTACCTGAAAAACCGGGCACTGGCCATTCGCCGGGCAGGTTGGGGAACCATCCTGACGGTGATTGGTACGGCCGGTTACTACGGTGCTTACGTCTGGATTGTGGCGCGGGCGGTAAACGGGACCATCTCCATCGGTGACCTGACCTTTTTGGCGGGATCGTTCCGGCAACTGCGTTCGTCGATGGAAGGCATTCTGCTGCAATTCAGTAGTTTGACCCAGGAAGCGGTTTATTTGCAGGATTTGTTTGACTTCTTTGAAATTAAGCCGCTGATTCACTCGACCACCCAACCGCTGCCGTTTCCCAAAGAAATTCAACAGGGGTTTGTGTTTGAAAACGTGGGTTTCAAATACACCAACTCCGAACGCTGGGCGTTGCGCAACCTGAGTTTTATTCTCAAACCGGGAGAGAAACTGGCGCTGGTGGGCGAGAACGGTGCCGGAAAAACCACATTGGTCAAACTGCTGGCCCGGCTTTACGATCCGGTGGAAGGCCGGATTCTGCTCGATGGCCGGGACCTGCGCGACTATGATCTGCTCGACCTGCGCCGGAACGTCAGCGTTATTTTTCAGGACTACGTTCGCTTCAAGATGTCGGCGGGCGTCAACATCGCCGTGGGTGACATCGACGAGCGGACCAACCAGCCCCGCATCGAAACTTCCGCCCAGCGGAGTCTGGCCGATACCGTCATCGCCAAATTGCCGGGCGGGTACGAACAGCAGCTGGGTCGTAGCTTCGGCAAAGGCGTGGAACTGTCGGGCGGAGAGTGGCAGAAAGTGGCCCTGGGCCGGGCCTATATGCGCGACGCGCAGGTGCTGATTCTTGACGAACCGACCGCAGCGCTGGATGCCCGCGCCGAGTATGAGGTTTTCCAGCGGTTTGCCCGGCTAACCGAAGGCAAAACCGCCGTTATCATTTCCCACCGTTTCTCAACGGTTCGCATGGCCGACCGGATTCTGGTGCTGGAAGGCGGTCAATTACTGGAAATCGGCAGCCACAGCGAATTGCTGGAAAAGGACGGACGGTATGCCGAACTGTTTCAGTTGCAGGCGCGGGGGTATCAATAA
- a CDS encoding isopenicillin N synthase family dioxygenase encodes MSDILYDQIPSLDLADFKSDDPDRKAKFVQDLGAAFNNIGFVAIKNHGLTDELTTNLYDSVKAFFSADTSTKQQYEFPELHGQRGYVGKNKETAKGFKVADLKEFYHIGQPDPINGMPDNVFPDEFPDFKENTLATYRTLEQAGRMLLRAIALYLELPEDYFEDKVDHGDSILRAIHYFPLDPNLVPDGAVRAAAHGDINLITLLMGASAEGLEVLRRDGQWIAITALPDQIIVNVGDMLDRLTNHKLKSTIHRVVNPPREKMNSPRYSIPFFMHPRGDMDLTCLETCITTEHPKIYEDMTAGAFLDERLRELGLKKN; translated from the coding sequence ATGAGCGATATTTTATACGACCAGATTCCGTCGCTGGACCTGGCCGATTTTAAATCTGACGATCCGGACCGGAAAGCAAAGTTTGTCCAGGATCTGGGGGCCGCTTTCAACAACATCGGCTTTGTCGCCATCAAAAACCACGGTTTAACCGATGAGCTGACGACCAATTTATACGACTCGGTAAAGGCGTTTTTCTCGGCCGATACATCAACTAAACAGCAATACGAATTTCCCGAGCTCCACGGCCAGCGGGGCTACGTCGGCAAAAACAAGGAAACCGCCAAGGGCTTTAAAGTTGCCGATTTAAAGGAATTTTATCACATCGGCCAGCCAGACCCCATCAACGGAATGCCGGACAACGTCTTTCCCGACGAATTTCCGGATTTTAAAGAAAACACGCTGGCTACGTACCGCACGCTGGAACAGGCGGGTCGGATGCTCCTGCGGGCCATTGCGCTGTACCTGGAACTGCCCGAGGATTACTTTGAAGACAAGGTCGACCACGGCGACAGCATCCTGCGGGCAATTCACTACTTCCCGCTGGACCCCAATCTGGTGCCGGACGGTGCCGTTCGCGCAGCTGCCCACGGCGACATCAACCTGATAACGCTCCTGATGGGCGCCAGCGCCGAGGGGCTGGAAGTGCTGCGTCGCGACGGGCAGTGGATTGCCATCACGGCCCTGCCCGACCAGATTATTGTGAACGTCGGTGACATGCTCGACCGGCTGACCAACCACAAACTGAAATCGACGATTCACCGGGTGGTCAATCCGCCCCGCGAAAAAATGAACAGTCCCCGGTATTCAATTCCGTTCTTCATGCACCCCCGGGGCGATATGGACCTGACCTGCCTCGAAACCTGCATAACGACCGAGCACCCCAAGATTTACGAAGACATGACCGCCGGTGCGTTCCTGGACGAACGGCTGCGGGAACTTGGGCTGAAAAAGAATTAA
- a CDS encoding Gfo/Idh/MocA family protein: MKQLDQFIEWVQGRVPEEVSRQQFLQWAGRGITAGVVGSLAAACRTGRSPGGSQSTVYTSSDGTRVPSSPWQTPPAKVPGSPEEPIQLEEWKAKTEKETDTPAPLPNDQRVGYAIVGLGHLSLDELLPAFAESKKSKVVALVSGSSEKMRKVAQQYGIKPESCYSYQDYDKLKDNKEVQAVYIVLPNSMHAEYTIRGAQAGKHILCEKPMANSVQECQAMIDACKKADRKLMVAYRIQYEPNNRMIRQMVQDRKYGTVKFIEAVNNQNSANPQHWRHIKALAGGGALPDIGLYCLNTIRYLLGEEPTEVFGYQYSTPGDPRFREVEELMSWQMKFPSGVYANCATHYGVHEARRYRVYGERGWMELSPAFPYKGIQMQTSYAEGKIEHTEQPKLTEKNQFATEMDHFSECIMQNKQPFTPGEEGLQDQRIMEAIYQSAREGKPVKLPEIKTKDTFRGPMPKEA, from the coding sequence ATGAAGCAACTGGATCAGTTTATTGAGTGGGTACAAGGCCGTGTCCCCGAAGAAGTCTCGCGTCAACAATTTTTACAGTGGGCCGGACGGGGCATTACCGCCGGGGTTGTTGGCAGTTTAGCCGCTGCCTGCCGCACCGGGCGATCACCGGGTGGTTCCCAATCGACGGTCTACACGTCATCCGATGGTACGCGCGTACCGTCCTCTCCCTGGCAAACCCCGCCCGCCAAAGTTCCCGGCAGCCCGGAGGAACCCATTCAACTGGAAGAATGGAAAGCCAAAACCGAGAAAGAAACCGACACACCGGCACCGTTACCCAACGATCAGCGCGTGGGATACGCCATTGTGGGTCTGGGTCATTTGTCGCTGGATGAACTTCTACCGGCGTTTGCTGAAAGCAAAAAATCAAAGGTGGTGGCGCTGGTCAGCGGAAGTTCGGAAAAAATGCGAAAAGTGGCGCAACAGTACGGGATTAAGCCAGAAAGTTGTTACAGCTACCAGGATTACGACAAGTTAAAGGATAATAAAGAAGTACAGGCCGTTTACATTGTTCTGCCCAACTCCATGCACGCGGAGTACACCATTCGGGGGGCGCAGGCCGGCAAACACATTCTTTGCGAAAAACCGATGGCCAATTCGGTGCAGGAATGCCAGGCCATGATCGATGCCTGCAAGAAAGCCGACCGGAAACTAATGGTGGCCTACCGGATTCAGTACGAACCAAACAACCGCATGATCCGGCAAATGGTGCAGGATCGGAAGTACGGTACGGTAAAATTTATCGAAGCCGTCAACAATCAGAACTCGGCTAACCCGCAGCACTGGCGGCACATCAAGGCGCTGGCGGGCGGTGGTGCGCTGCCCGACATTGGTCTGTACTGCCTGAACACGATCCGTTACCTGCTGGGAGAAGAACCCACTGAGGTATTTGGCTACCAGTACAGTACTCCCGGCGACCCGCGGTTCCGGGAGGTGGAAGAACTCATGTCGTGGCAGATGAAATTTCCGAGTGGCGTCTATGCCAACTGCGCCACCCACTACGGTGTTCACGAAGCCCGGCGGTACCGGGTTTACGGCGAGCGGGGCTGGATGGAGTTGTCCCCGGCTTTCCCGTACAAGGGCATCCAAATGCAGACCTCTTACGCCGAAGGTAAAATTGAGCATACCGAACAGCCCAAATTGACGGAGAAAAACCAGTTCGCCACCGAAATGGATCATTTCTCGGAATGTATCATGCAGAATAAACAACCGTTCACCCCCGGCGAAGAAGGCTTGCAGGATCAGCGAATTATGGAAGCCATTTACCAGTCGGCGCGGGAAGGCAAGCCGGTGAAACTGCCGGAAATCAAGACAAAAGATACCTTCCGGGGGCCCATGCCGAAGGAAGCTTGA